Genomic segment of Blastocatellia bacterium:
GGAGTGGAGCTGCATCCGGCGAATCGGAAATATCGCCCTCTGATTGTGACCGGCGGCGATGTGCGCGTGCTCGGCAAATACTGCGGATTGTTGCGCGTGAGCCGGAAATGATTCTAGAAAAAACGCTCGCCGACGGGATGGATCGTCCGGTCGAGGGCGCGGGAGAAGGAATCTTCGGTCGGCGAAACATCTCCACGATCGGTCTTCGACCGCCCGACAGCGTCGGAGGAGACGGCATCATGACTCAGGCCCTTGCTCTTTCGCCCGTCGAACAGGTTGTGACGGTGCTCCGTCAGCCGCTGGCTCTTCTCCTGACGGGGACGGAAGCGGTCTACCGCGTGGCGCTTCGCGGAGTCGCACGCCTGGCCGAGCGGCATCCCGTCCTCTATCTCGATGGAGCCAATACTTTCGATCCTTACGCGCTCGTTCGGGAAGCCCTCTGGCGAAGGGTCCCCGTCGAACGGGTTCTCACCTCGGTCTTTGTCCGCCGGGCCTTCACCTGCTATCAGATGAACGAGATGGTCCGGCGCATCCCTCTGGAGCGCGTGATCCGTCGCCGGGCCGTTCTCGTCATCGCCGGACCCTGCACGACCTATTTCGACGAGAGCGTGCCGGGCCATCGGGCGGCGCGGCTGTTCTATCAGATGTTTTACCGATTGCAGCAGCTCAGTCGCTCGCGTGTGCCGTTGCTTGTCGTTCAATCGAGCGTCTGTCCGGCTGAAGCCCGCCGGTATTTCCTGACCGATCTTCGCCGATTGAGCCTGCGCGTGCTGGAGGTTGACGATTTCCCAACGGCTCCCCTCTCCGAGCGACGCCCGGAGGCGCTGTCGGTCTCCGATGAATCGCCACAGGAGTCCCGGCTCCACGCGGGAACAATGAGGATGTAGCGCGGACTGTCTCGTCCACGAAAAAAATGCACATGTGAGGAGGTCGCGATGGGGCGAACGGTTCTTCCCTACTCCGCCGTACTGGAGGCCGAATACGGTCGCTGGAAGAATTTTCGTCGTGCCTTGCGCCGGGAGGATCAGCAACTCCTGGACGATTTGTTCGAACTGGCCCGGCGTCACGTTCAAGCCGGCGCCAATAGCTCAATGCCCATTGCTTTTCACCCGATCCTCATGTCCATGCTCCTGGAACTGCTTCGACTCATCCGGCGACTGGAACTGAAGCTCGCGTATCTGGAGACGCTTTCCCATGCGCCGGGAGATTGAGGGATTTCTCTTCGACATCCATGAAGGGCACGATGCGGTCGTCCTCTGGATCTACGGGGAGGATGGTCGGCTTCTCCGCCTGGATGCGGCGTTTCGACCGAGAATCTATGCTCGAGGTGCGTCATCGGTCCTTCGGGCGCTCGGCGAGGAGATGCTGCGGCGCGGGATGCTCGATGGCTGGCGCATGACCGAGGGGATCGAATTCTGGAGCGGTAAAACAATTGACGTGGGAGAATTCACTCCCCGCCGCTACGGTGATCATCGTCGAGTCGTCAACCGTCTCGCGGCGGTGCTCGGGGAATCGGCGCTGTACAATGCCGACATTCCGATCCCGCAGTACTATCTTTACGCGAGCGGCCTTTTCCCTTTATGCCGCTGTGGCATTGAGTATGAGGGAGAGATCGTTGAGAAAGTGCACGGCCTCAGCTCACCCTGGGACCCGACGTATCAGCTCCCCCCGTTGCGCCTGCTGGAGATGAGGCTCAGCCGGAGTCCGCTCCTCCCCCTGGGGAAAGGAAACAGTCTCATTCTCTCTTCGGACGGGTTGTGCTACGAGCTTCATCCGCGCACCTGGCGGGAGCTCTTGGAGATGGTGAATGACGCGCTCCGCCGGTTCGATCCCGATGTCATCGTGACCGAACATGGTGACGACGCCATCTTCCCCGCGCTTGTTCAAGCGGCGCAACGCGAGAGGCTCTCGCTTCGACTGGACCGCGACACGGTTTTCACGGAACGGCCCGTTCGGCGCGAGGGTCGAAGCTATTTCAGTTATGGTCGGATTCTCTATAAGCCCCCCAGCTATATCGGCTACGGTCGCTGGCACGTTGATCGAGCGACGAGCTTTATCGTGAGCGAGACGGGACTCGATGGCCTCATCGAGCTGAGTCGTCTGTCTCGACTTCCTCCGCAGAAAGCCGCCCGAACGAGTCCCGGCACGGCGATGAACTCCATCGAATGCTACCAGGCATTCAGCGAGGGCATTCTCATTCCCTACGCCAAGGCGGAGCCGGAGAAGTATAAAACAGCCTGGGACTTGCTCATCGCCGACAAGGGAGGATTAACCTATGTGCAGCCGGTGGGAGCATTCGAGAACGTCGCGGAGATAGACTATGCGAGCATGTATCCCACGCTCATGATGAAGAAAAACCTCTCGCCGGAAACCGTTCGATGCTCCTGCTGTTCGTCTGCTCGTGTACCGGAGATCGGCTACACCGTATGTCAGCGACGAGAGGGCCTGCTGCCTCGGGCGCTGCGGCCTCTTCTCGAACTGCGCCGCGCCTACAAGCAGTTGAAGCGGGTTCATCACGGTGATGCGCACGCGTTGTATGATCGGCGACAACACGCGCTGAAGTGGTTGTTGGTGACGTGCTTCGGCTACACCGGGTATCGCAACGCCCGATTCGGACGCATCGAAGCGCATGAGGCTACCACCGCCTGGGGCCGCGAACTCTTACTCCAGGCCAAAGAGATGGCGGAAGCGCGGGGATTCCATCTCCTTCACGCGCTCACCGACAGTTTGTGGATCACCAAACCCCACATGAGTGAGGAGGAGGTCCTCGCCCTCTGCCGGGAGATCACGCGCCGGACGGATGTGGAGATGACGCTCGAAGGCATCTATCGCTGGATTGTCTTCCTCCCGTCGAGAGAGAATGCCGAACGAGGCGTCGCCTGTCGCTTTTTCGGGCGATTTTCTCACGGCGAACTGAAGATTCGCGGGTTGCTCTGCCGCCGCCATGATACGCCCCCATTCATTCGGGAGGCGCAACTCGCTTTGCTGCGACTGCTGGGAGATGCGGACTCCCTGGAGCAGTGTCGAGGACGAATTCCCCAGGCTCGCGCTCTCGTCCAGAGCTGGCACCAGCAGTTACGTCAGGGCCGCGTGGAACCGAGCGATTTGCTGATCACGCGCCGACTCTCAAAGGCTCCCGATGCCTACCGCGCGAATACCCTCCCGGCAGAAGCTGCCCGCCAGCTCACCCGTGTCGGAACTCGTCTTCACGCGGGAGAAATCATCCGTTATCTCGTGGTGGATCGGTCTGATGAGCGGGGTCGTGTCCGATCCGACGCTTTCCTCGAGACGGCGACCGAGTATGATGCCGAGTACTACAGCCGACTTTTACAGGATGCCGCTGACGAAATCCTTCGTGGTTTTGTCACCGCGTGAGGTCGTTCCCTGCCCTCACCGGGCGACACGAGGGGATCTCCCGAGTCTTCATGGTATCGGGCATATCACTTTGCCGGCGCCCCGCCGACGTGGAGCGGTTTTCCATTGTACCCCGGCACCGCTCGCATCTTTACGGGAAGAGGCACGGTGGAAGCGTGCGCTCTCAGGGTGAATTCATTGGCAACCTGCTCTAGTTGATCAACCCCGCGATGGTGGCCGTGATGCAGGTCGTGAGAAATCCGCCAAACATCGCCCGCAGACCGAGTTCGGCCAGATCGCTCCGACGCGTCGGAGCAATTCCCCCGATCCCTCCGATTTGAATGCCGATGGAAGCGAAATTGGCAAAGCCGCAGAGCGCATATGTGGCAATCATCACCGAGCGAGGATGCAGCGACTCCTGAATTTTGGCTAGCTCGACGTAGGCCACGAACTCGTTGAGGACGAGCTTCTGGCCGAACAGATTCCCCACCGCGACAATATCGCGCGTCGGCACGCCCATGACAAACGCGAGCGGCGCAAAGACCTTGCCCAGAATCCACTGCAGGCTCGGCGGGACGAAGCTCAGGTGGGCGTGGAGGAAGCCGAGAATGGCGTTGATCAAGGCGATCAAGGCGATGAAGGCGATGAGCATGGCCGCCACGTTGATGGCCAGGCGAGCGCCATCGCTGGCTCCTCGCGCGGCAGCCTCGATCACGTTCCTATCTTCGGTTTTGACCTCGATCTTCACGACCCCTGCCGTGAGCGGTTCTTCCTTCTCCGGGATCAAAATCTTGGACATCATAATTGCCGCCGGAGCTGCCATCGTGCTCCCCGTCAGTAAATAGGTCGGATTGATCCCCATGGCGATGTAGGCGGCCATCACGCCCCCGGCAATCGTGGCCATACCGCCGATCATCACGCACAGCAACTCGGAGCGCGTCAGCCGAGGAATGTAGGGAGCGATGATGAGCGGCGCTTCCGTCTGCCCCATGAAGACGTTGGCCGCCGCCGAGAGGCTCTCGGCTCCGCTGGCTTTCATCGTCCAGGCCATGACTTTGGCCATTGCCAGGACGACGCGCTGCAGGATGCCCAGATAATAGAGAATCGAAAAAAGCGAAGAGACGAAGATGATCGTCGGCAGGACGCGAAAGGCGAAGATGACGCCGAGACTCTCTCCCGCCAGCGGACCGAAGACGAACGTCGCTCCTTCAACGGCAAACGCGAGCAATCGCTTGATGATCTCGCCCAGGTGGTCGAAAAACCATCGGCCCGGCCTTGTCCGAAGGATGAGCAGAGCCAGAGCGATTTGCAAACCGAAGCCCCAGATGATCACTCGCGGCTTGACATCGCGCCGGTGGTTCGAGAAGAAGAAGGCCACACCGAGCAGCACGGCCAGACCGACCAATCCCATGAGTCGTGTGTGCAAAGGCACCGGGGCTTCTCGCGCCCGGTCAGGCATATCCTGGGCCGACGGAGAATTGGAGACCTCCATCCGGCCCGGACCGGCAGCCGGGGACGGCGGGGCATCGCCGATCCCCACGGCCTCCATCGCCACGCTGGCAGAGAGAAGCACGATAATAGCCACCAGGGCTTTCCGCAAAAATTGGCGATCTTTTCTCATTCTCGTCTCCCTCAATCAATGATGTCGAAACTCCGCCTCCATACGATATTCACGTCCCGGTGCCACACCGCGAACCGGGTATGGAAGCGCCTGAGTGCGTTCCCCTCGCCTTTCCGGCCAGGCTCATCGGCGCGCCTGCGCGACCGAAGATCGTGCAGTGATGCACCGTCAGTCGGCTCCGATCACCTTTTTGATCAAAGGCTGTGGCGACGGCGGTGCGTCACCCACGATGAAACTTTCTCGAAGCAGGGGAAATGCCGCCGTTCGTTTCTCCTCATCGTTAGAGTGGATGATGCAGAGGGGCTCGCCGCGTCTCACCGCATCGCCCACTTTCTTGGCGAGGACGAGGCCGACGCCGTGATCAATCGGCGAATCCATCCGATCGCGTCCGGCACCGAGCACCATAGCGGCCCGTCCGATGAGTTCGGCATTCATGGCGACGATGTACCCGTCAGTCTCCGCCTCGTAGACGACCTGGTGACGCGCGTGAGGCAGACGACTGTACTCGTCCACAACCCGGGGATCGCCACCCTGTGCTTCGATGAGCCGACGGAACCTCTCCAACCCCGCCCCCTCGGCCAGGAGTCGCGCAACGAGTTGCCGGGCCTCGTCCAGTGTCGCCGCGCGCCCTCCCAACAGGACCATCTGAGCAGCCAGCTCCAGCGAAAGCGCCGTGACATCTTCCGGACCGCGTCCCTTCAGCACCTCGAAGCTTTCGATCACCTCCAGGGCATTGCCCACGGCGCGACCGAGCGGTTGATCCATATCGGTGATGAAAGCGCGCACGCGCTTACCCATGCTCTCGCCGATGGTCACGAGCGTCCGCGCCAGGGTCCCGGCTTCCGCTTCTGTTTTCAAGAACGCTCCCGATCCCACCTTCACATCCACGACGAGCGCATCAATCCCTTCGGCCAGCTTCTTGCACATAATGCTGGCTGCCATGAGGGGGATGCAGTCCACCGTCGCCGTCACGTCGCGCAGAGCATAGAGCTTCTTATCCGCCGGAGCAATGTCATCGGTTTGCCCGCACATCACGAATCCAACCCGGCGGAGCGTCTCCCGGTACTCGTCCAGCGTCAGCGCGACGCGAAATCCGGGGATTGACTCCAGTTTGTCGAGCGTTCCACCGGTGTGAGCCAATCCCCGACCGGACACCATCGGAACCGGCACCCCGGCGGCGGCTACAAGCGGCGCCAGGATGAGCGAGGTTTTATCGCCGACTCCACCGGTGCTGTGTTTATCAACCTTGATGCCGGGAATGTCCGAGAGATCGAGCACGTGACCGGATCGCACCATTTCCTCGGTGAGAATGCGCGTCTCTCGATCCGTCATCCCCCGCCACACCACTGCCATCAACCAGGCAGCCATCTGATAGTCGGGGACCTCCCCTCTCGTGTAGCCATGGATGAGAAAAGAAATCTCCTCGGGGGTCAGCTCGTGACCGTCGCGTTTTTTCTTGATGAGGTCTACCACGCGCATAGGTGTTCTCCAGTTCCCATCCGAGCATCGTCCGAAAGACTCCTCCCCGCCCGCGGCCTCCGGCAGATGATCTGTGCCGACTGCCCCCTCTTCCGGCCGGATGGCAACAGGCGATTCTCTCGGAGAGATTCCCCCGGCAGGGATGAGTTTGATTCCGCGATGGCCGGGTGACATGCCCGGGTGACCGATCTCATAGCGTTCCTCCACCAACGTGTTCCAGCAGGCAAACGGCATAGGCAGCAATGGCATCCCCCCGACCGACCGCATCGAGCCCTTCGTGAGTTTTCGCTTTGATGCTGATCTGTTCGGGAGCGAGGTTGAGAATCTCGGCCAGGTGATTTCGCATCGCCTCGATGAAGGGAGCGAGCCGGGGCTCTTCGGCCACGATGGTGGCATCTACGTTTTCGATGCGGAAGCCGCGCTGGCCGACCATCGCCGCCACAGATCGCAGGAGTTCACCGCTGGAAATGTCCTTGTATCGGGGATCGGTATCGGGGAAATGGCGACCGAGATCTCCGAGCGCCGCGGCCCCCAGCAGGGCGTCACAAAGGCTGTGAATGAGAACATCGGCGTCGGAATGTCCGGCCAATCCGCGTTCGTACGCAATCGCGATGCCGCCGAGAACGAGCTGCCGCCCTTCGACCAGCGGATGAATGTCGTAGCCCAGACCGACGCGCCAGCGCCCCGTCACAGTCCTCCTCGAAGACGCAGGAGTGCTTCGGCCAGAAGCAGATCCTCGGGCCAGGTGATTTTGATGTTATAGGGTGATCCTTCGACCACCACGACGGGGTGTCCGCAGCGCTCGACCAGCGCGGCATCATCGGTGGCCATGATGCCCTCGCGTCGCGCTCGCTCGTGCGCCTCGATGAGGATATCCGCCCGGAATGCCTGAGGGGTTTGCGCGAGATAGAGTCGCTGCCGATCCAGCGTTCGCACGATGCGATCTCCTTCGACTTCTTTGACCGTGTCCCGAACGGGGCAGGCCAGGATCGCTGCTCCCGTCTCCCGCGCTCGGGCGATCACCCTCGAGAAGTCAGCGCCCGTCACGAGCGGGCGCACGCCATCATGGACGACGATGATGTCCGTGTGCAAGCGATCAATCGCCTGAAGAGCATTGAAGACCGATTCCTGTCGCTCGCCACCGCCGGCGACGATGCGTACGGATGGGACCGCGCGTTCGAACAGGGATGAGAAAGAACTCATTTCTTCCGGAGGCAGAGCAATGAGAATCCCGTCAATGTCGGGACACGCCGCCACGCCCCGGAGGGTGTGAACGAGCACGGGTTCACCAGCCAGTTCGAGGAACTGCTTGGGCGTTTTCCTTCCCATGCGCGAGCCCCGCCCGGCTGCTACGATGATGGCCATCGTCATAGTGTCGGTCAGAAGCGCCGCTGATCCCCCATGCGCGATCTTCGATCACACGCGATGCCGTCTCCTCCATCCCGCTCCATCCGGCCACATGAGGTCGCCGCCACCGGAATCTTTCCCCACCTGACCGCGTCATCCGCCGATGGGACAAGACTCTCCCGGCGGATCGGCTCTGCGGCTAATTTCCGTTTTCCGTCCGGCTGTGGCCACGTGGAGGCCGGCTCGGTCGTTGATCCTCTTCATAGCGACCGAAGATCATTTTCCCGGCCGTCGTTTGCAACACACTCGTCACGGTGGCTTCGACGGTTTTCCCGATCATCCGTCGGGCATTATCCACCACGACCATCGTTCCATCGTCAAGGTAGGCGACTCCTTGATTGGCTTCCTTCCCCTCCTTAAGGACGAAGACCTTCATGGTCTCGCCCGGCAAAACGACCGGCTTGAGCGCATTGGCCAGTTCGTTGATATTGAGCACCTCAACGCCGCGCAGTTGCGCCACTTTGTTGAGGTTGAAATCGTTGGTCACGATCTTGGCCCCCAGCTCCTTGGCCAGCTCGATGAGCTTTTGATCCACGTCGCGGATATCGGGGAAGTCGGTTTCGGAGATTTGTACCGTCAGCCTATGTTTTGTTTGAAGGCGCTGTAAGATGTCGAGGCCGCGCCGACCGCGATTGCGCTTACTCGTATCGGCGGAGTCGGCGATCTGTTGAAGCTCACGGAGAATGAACTGGGGGATGACCAGGACTCCTTCGAGGAAGCCCGTTTCCGCGACATCGGCGATCCGCCCATCAATGATGACGCTGGTATCGAGCAGTTTGATGTTTTTCTGCCCGCTGCGCTCGCGCAGCAGTCCTCCGAGGGCCGAGAGATCGAGAAATTCCCCCTTGGCGGCTCCCACCATCAGGCCCACATAGGCCATGAAGATGAGCAGGACGAAGGTGATATAGGCCCGCGCGTCTTTCGGCAGG
This window contains:
- a CDS encoding DNA polymerase domain-containing protein, encoding MRREIEGFLFDIHEGHDAVVLWIYGEDGRLLRLDAAFRPRIYARGASSVLRALGEEMLRRGMLDGWRMTEGIEFWSGKTIDVGEFTPRRYGDHRRVVNRLAAVLGESALYNADIPIPQYYLYASGLFPLCRCGIEYEGEIVEKVHGLSSPWDPTYQLPPLRLLEMRLSRSPLLPLGKGNSLILSSDGLCYELHPRTWRELLEMVNDALRRFDPDVIVTEHGDDAIFPALVQAAQRERLSLRLDRDTVFTERPVRREGRSYFSYGRILYKPPSYIGYGRWHVDRATSFIVSETGLDGLIELSRLSRLPPQKAARTSPGTAMNSIECYQAFSEGILIPYAKAEPEKYKTAWDLLIADKGGLTYVQPVGAFENVAEIDYASMYPTLMMKKNLSPETVRCSCCSSARVPEIGYTVCQRREGLLPRALRPLLELRRAYKQLKRVHHGDAHALYDRRQHALKWLLVTCFGYTGYRNARFGRIEAHEATTAWGRELLLQAKEMAEARGFHLLHALTDSLWITKPHMSEEEVLALCREITRRTDVEMTLEGIYRWIVFLPSRENAERGVACRFFGRFSHGELKIRGLLCRRHDTPPFIREAQLALLRLLGDADSLEQCRGRIPQARALVQSWHQQLRQGRVEPSDLLITRRLSKAPDAYRANTLPAEAARQLTRVGTRLHAGEIIRYLVVDRSDERGRVRSDAFLETATEYDAEYYSRLLQDAADEILRGFVTA
- a CDS encoding NupC/NupG family nucleoside CNT transporter, which gives rise to MPDRAREAPVPLHTRLMGLVGLAVLLGVAFFFSNHRRDVKPRVIIWGFGLQIALALLILRTRPGRWFFDHLGEIIKRLLAFAVEGATFVFGPLAGESLGVIFAFRVLPTIIFVSSLFSILYYLGILQRVVLAMAKVMAWTMKASGAESLSAAANVFMGQTEAPLIIAPYIPRLTRSELLCVMIGGMATIAGGVMAAYIAMGINPTYLLTGSTMAAPAAIMMSKILIPEKEEPLTAGVVKIEVKTEDRNVIEAAARGASDGARLAINVAAMLIAFIALIALINAILGFLHAHLSFVPPSLQWILGKVFAPLAFVMGVPTRDIVAVGNLFGQKLVLNEFVAYVELAKIQESLHPRSVMIATYALCGFANFASIGIQIGGIGGIAPTRRSDLAELGLRAMFGGFLTTCITATIAGLIN
- a CDS encoding thymidine phosphorylase, with product MRVVDLIKKKRDGHELTPEEISFLIHGYTRGEVPDYQMAAWLMAVVWRGMTDRETRILTEEMVRSGHVLDLSDIPGIKVDKHSTGGVGDKTSLILAPLVAAAGVPVPMVSGRGLAHTGGTLDKLESIPGFRVALTLDEYRETLRRVGFVMCGQTDDIAPADKKLYALRDVTATVDCIPLMAASIMCKKLAEGIDALVVDVKVGSGAFLKTEAEAGTLARTLVTIGESMGKRVRAFITDMDQPLGRAVGNALEVIESFEVLKGRGPEDVTALSLELAAQMVLLGGRAATLDEARQLVARLLAEGAGLERFRRLIEAQGGDPRVVDEYSRLPHARHQVVYEAETDGYIVAMNAELIGRAAMVLGAGRDRMDSPIDHGVGLVLAKKVGDAVRRGEPLCIIHSNDEEKRTAAFPLLRESFIVGDAPPSPQPLIKKVIGAD
- the ispF gene encoding 2-C-methyl-D-erythritol 2,4-cyclodiphosphate synthase, whose amino-acid sequence is MTGRWRVGLGYDIHPLVEGRQLVLGGIAIAYERGLAGHSDADVLIHSLCDALLGAAALGDLGRHFPDTDPRYKDISSGELLRSVAAMVGQRGFRIENVDATIVAEEPRLAPFIEAMRNHLAEILNLAPEQISIKAKTHEGLDAVGRGDAIAAYAVCLLEHVGGGTL
- the ispD gene encoding 2-C-methyl-D-erythritol 4-phosphate cytidylyltransferase, which encodes MAIIVAAGRGSRMGRKTPKQFLELAGEPVLVHTLRGVAACPDIDGILIALPPEEMSSFSSLFERAVPSVRIVAGGGERQESVFNALQAIDRLHTDIIVVHDGVRPLVTGADFSRVIARARETGAAILACPVRDTVKEVEGDRIVRTLDRQRLYLAQTPQAFRADILIEAHERARREGIMATDDAALVERCGHPVVVVEGSPYNIKITWPEDLLLAEALLRLRGGL
- a CDS encoding TRAM domain-containing protein → MVVNLDILMLRVIFTLILLGAGYFLRPIGGSIPYSLAGAAALAIAIIFFETRVRRATLKTLIGAAVGSILGIVGATLIGLLITQQEALPKDARAYITFVLLIFMAYVGLMVGAAKGEFLDLSALGGLLRERSGQKNIKLLDTSVIIDGRIADVAETGFLEGVLVIPQFILRELQQIADSADTSKRNRGRRGLDILQRLQTKHRLTVQISETDFPDIRDVDQKLIELAKELGAKIVTNDFNLNKVAQLRGVEVLNINELANALKPVVLPGETMKVFVLKEGKEANQGVAYLDDGTMVVVDNARRMIGKTVEATVTSVLQTTAGKMIFGRYEEDQRPSRPPRGHSRTENGN